In Zingiber officinale cultivar Zhangliang chromosome 6A, Zo_v1.1, whole genome shotgun sequence, a single genomic region encodes these proteins:
- the LOC121997959 gene encoding probable protein arginine N-methyltransferase 6.2 isoform X1 produces MLGNGYASPSSSSVRRRRGRPSGSGSGAGGGGGRYGYWQPLALQQHEQKRQQDRNLEVPPLTEFDMAYFRAYSHVGVHEEMIKDRVRTETYRSAIMRYQHLISDKVVLDVGCGTGILAILCAFAGAKRVYAVDASEIAIQASEVVKDNNLSDRVTVLHGRVEDVNIDEKVDVIISEWMGYMLLYESMLPSIIFSRDKWLKPGGLILPSHASLFMAPVTNTDRYRESIGFWHDVYGINMSAMVPLAKQYAFEEPTIETISGENVLTWPILVKEVDCYTVTAPELESVTAKFSFSSMLQAPLHGFAFWFDVVFDGPTIQQSNYDLQPPPPECQDGLHSQGSNQNKKRAKSDESIVLSTAPEDAPTHWQQTLLYLYDPIELKQDQKIEGSITLSQSKESRRFLNLHLEYSSGGRSYVKESVMR; encoded by the exons ATGCTCGGCAACGGGTACGCATCCCCGTCATCGTCCTCTGTCCGGAGGCGGAGGGGCAGGCCGAGTGGGAGCGGCAGTGGCGCCGGAGGTGGAGGAGGAAGGTATGGCTACTGGCAGCCGTTGGCGCTTCAGCAGCATGAGCAGAAGAGGCAGCAAGATCGGAATCTGGAGGTGCCGCCGCTCACTGAGTTCGACATGGCCTACTTCCGCGCCTATTCTCACGTTGGAGTACACGAAGAGATGATTAAA GATCGTGTTCGTACTGAAACTTATAGATCTGCTATCATGCGATATCAACATTTAATTTCTGACAAG GTTGTTTTGGATGTTGGTTGTGGTACAGGAATTCTTGCTATATTGTGTGCTTTTGCAGGTGCTAAAAGG GTGTATGCAGTAGATGCAAGTGAAATCGCAATTCAG GCTAGTGAAGTTGTCAAAGACAACAATTTATCTGACAGGGTGACTGTTTTGCATGGACGAGTTGAG GATGTGAACATTGATGAGAAAGTTGATGTCATAATATCTGAATGGATGGGCTACATGCTCTTATATGAG AGTATGTTGCCTAGTATCATTTTTTCCAGAGATAAATGGCTTAAGCCGGGAGGTCTTATTCTTCCATCACATGCTTCG CTCTTTATGGCACCTGTCACTAATACAGATAGGTACCGTGAAAGCATTGGTTTTTGGCATGATGTTTATGGGATCAACA TGTCTGCTATGGTCCCTCTTGCCAAACAATatgcatttgaagagccaactaTTGAGACAATTTCAGGAGAAAATGTTCTGACATGGCCGATATTG GTCAAAGAAGTGGATTGTTACACTGTCACTGCTCCAGAGCTAGAGTCAGTTACTGCAAAGTTCAGTTTTTCATCAATGTTACAAG CTCCACTCCATGGATTTGCATTTTGGTTCGATGTTGTGTTCGACGGACCCACAATTCAGCaatcaaactatgatctacagccTCCCCCGCCAGAATGTCAAGATGGCCTGCATTCACAAGGTTCTAATCAAAACAAGAAGCGTGCAAAATCTGACGAAAGTATTGTACTTTCTACTGCACCTGAAGATGCCCCAACTCACTGGCAACAG ACCCTGCTGTATTTGTATGACCCAATCGAGTTGAAGCAAGATCAGAAAATTGAAGGTTCCATAACATTGTCACAGAGCAAGGAGAGCCGAAGATTCTTAAATCTTCACTTGGAATACTC TTCAGGAGGACGATCTTATGTGAAAGAGTCGGTGATGCGATAA
- the LOC121997959 gene encoding probable protein arginine N-methyltransferase 6.2 isoform X2: MLGNGYASPSSSSVRRRRGRPSGSGSGAGGGGGRYGYWQPLALQQHEQKRQQDRNLEVPPLTEFDMAYFRAYSHVGVHEEMIKDRVRTETYRSAIMRYQHLISDKVVLDVGCGTGILAILCAFAGAKRVYAVDASEIAIQASEVVKDNNLSDRVTVLHGRVELFMAPVTNTDRYRESIGFWHDVYGINMSAMVPLAKQYAFEEPTIETISGENVLTWPILVKEVDCYTVTAPELESVTAKFSFSSMLQAPLHGFAFWFDVVFDGPTIQQSNYDLQPPPPECQDGLHSQGSNQNKKRAKSDESIVLSTAPEDAPTHWQQTLLYLYDPIELKQDQKIEGSITLSQSKESRRFLNLHLEYSSGGRSYVKESVMR, encoded by the exons ATGCTCGGCAACGGGTACGCATCCCCGTCATCGTCCTCTGTCCGGAGGCGGAGGGGCAGGCCGAGTGGGAGCGGCAGTGGCGCCGGAGGTGGAGGAGGAAGGTATGGCTACTGGCAGCCGTTGGCGCTTCAGCAGCATGAGCAGAAGAGGCAGCAAGATCGGAATCTGGAGGTGCCGCCGCTCACTGAGTTCGACATGGCCTACTTCCGCGCCTATTCTCACGTTGGAGTACACGAAGAGATGATTAAA GATCGTGTTCGTACTGAAACTTATAGATCTGCTATCATGCGATATCAACATTTAATTTCTGACAAG GTTGTTTTGGATGTTGGTTGTGGTACAGGAATTCTTGCTATATTGTGTGCTTTTGCAGGTGCTAAAAGG GTGTATGCAGTAGATGCAAGTGAAATCGCAATTCAG GCTAGTGAAGTTGTCAAAGACAACAATTTATCTGACAGGGTGACTGTTTTGCATGGACGAGTTGAG CTCTTTATGGCACCTGTCACTAATACAGATAGGTACCGTGAAAGCATTGGTTTTTGGCATGATGTTTATGGGATCAACA TGTCTGCTATGGTCCCTCTTGCCAAACAATatgcatttgaagagccaactaTTGAGACAATTTCAGGAGAAAATGTTCTGACATGGCCGATATTG GTCAAAGAAGTGGATTGTTACACTGTCACTGCTCCAGAGCTAGAGTCAGTTACTGCAAAGTTCAGTTTTTCATCAATGTTACAAG CTCCACTCCATGGATTTGCATTTTGGTTCGATGTTGTGTTCGACGGACCCACAATTCAGCaatcaaactatgatctacagccTCCCCCGCCAGAATGTCAAGATGGCCTGCATTCACAAGGTTCTAATCAAAACAAGAAGCGTGCAAAATCTGACGAAAGTATTGTACTTTCTACTGCACCTGAAGATGCCCCAACTCACTGGCAACAG ACCCTGCTGTATTTGTATGACCCAATCGAGTTGAAGCAAGATCAGAAAATTGAAGGTTCCATAACATTGTCACAGAGCAAGGAGAGCCGAAGATTCTTAAATCTTCACTTGGAATACTC TTCAGGAGGACGATCTTATGTGAAAGAGTCGGTGATGCGATAA
- the LOC121997958 gene encoding cytochrome P450 86B1-like: protein MQWIWSFYKLILRCTWGIKLGMMNSGNQTALSSPADVVMSGLLRLLPEIRTVELFVAVAIFVGIHAVRQGRVHGLCVWPVVGMLPSLLLALRRHMYEWVTGVLERQGGTFTFRGPVGTNLHCVVTADPRNLEHLLKARFANFPKGPYFRDTVRDLLGDGIFSADDETWRRQRKAASLDFHSAAFRALTAHSLVELVHERLLPVLADAAERRAQLDLQDVLLRLTFDNVCMIAFGTDPGCLGPGLPKIPFASAFEKATEATILRFVMPTAVWRAMRHVGVGSERCLRKSIEAVDEFAYDVIKKRKEEAAAAGGEHGMSKKGDLLTSFMGMRDEDGKPYSDKFLRDICVNFILAGRDTSSVALAWFFWLLNTHPEVEARIVEEVDKIVEEREEAITEPEEDLVLRPEEVKRMEYLHAALSEALRLYPSVPVDHKEVVEDDVFPDGTVLKKGTKVVYAIFSMGRMESIWGKDSREYRPERWLKDGRFLSEPAYKFTAFNGGPRLCLGKDFAYYQMKFVAASILRRYRVKVAEGHPVAPKLALTMYMKYGLKVTLTRRDQHEAI from the exons ATGCAGTGGATCTGGTCCTTTTATAAATTGATATTGCGGTGCACTTGGGGAATTAAGCTGGGCATGATGAACTCCGGCAACCAGACCGCCCTCTCGTCCCCTGCCGACGTCGTGATGAGTGGATTACTGCGGCTGCTGCCGGAAATCCGAACGGTGGAGTTATTCGTGGCGGTGGCAATTTTCGTGGGCATCCATGCGGTGAGACAGGGGAGAGTGCATGGGCTGTGTGTGTGGCCGGTGGTGGGCATGCTTCCGTCGCTGCTGCTCGCGCTCCGTCGCCACATGTACGAGTGGGTCACCGGTGTGCTGGAGCGGCAGGGCGGCACGTTCACCTTCCGCGGCCCGGTGGGCACCAACCTCCACTGCGTGGTCACCGCCGATCCCCGCAACTTGGAGCACCTGCTTAAGGCCCGCTTCGCCAACTTCCCCAAGGGCCCTTACTTCCGCGACACCGTCCGCGACCTCCTCGGCGACGGCATATTCAGCGCCGACGACGAGACGTGGCGGCGCCAGCGCAAGGCCGCCAGCCTTGACTTCCACTCGGCGGCGTTCCGGGCCCTGACGGCGCACTCCCTGGTGGAGCTGGTCCACGAGCGGCTGCTCCCCGTGCTGGCGGACGCAGCGGAGCGGCGAGCGCAGTTGGACCTCCAAGACGTGCTCCTACGCCTCACCTTTGACAACGTGTGCATGATCGCGTTCGGGACCGACCCGGGCTGCCTCGGCCCGGGGCTGCCGAAGATTCCCTTCGCGAGCGCGTTCGAGAAGGCGACGGAGGCGACGATCCTCCGTTTCGTGATGCCGACGGCGGTGTGGAGGGCGATGAGGCATGTCGGGGTGGGAAGCGAGCGGTGCCTGAGGAAGTCCATCGAGGCGGTGGACGAGTTCGCCTACGACGTGataaagaagaggaaggaggaggcgGCGGCAGCAGGGGGAGAACACGGGATGAGCAAGAAGGGCGATCTGCTGACGTCGTTCATGGGGATGCGAGATGAAGATGGGAAGCCGTACTCGGATAAGTTCTTGAGGGACATCTGCGTCAACTTCATTCTGGCAGGGAGGGACACCTCGTCGGTGGCGCTGGCCTGGTTCTTCTGGCTCCTGAACACCCACCCGGAGGTGGAGGCCCGGATCGTCGAAGAGGTGGACAAGATagtggaggagagggaggaggCGATCACCGAGCCGGAGGAGGACTTGGTGCTGAGACCGGAAGAAGTGAAGAGGATGGAGTATCTGCATGCCGCCTTATCGGAGGCGCTCCGGCTGTACCCCTCCGTGCCGGTAGATCACAAGGAG GTTGTGGAAGACGATGTGTTTCCTGATGGCACGGTGCTGAAGAAAGGGACGAAGGTGGTCTACGCGATCTTCTCCATGGGGAGGATGGAGAGCATATGGGGGAAGGATTCCCGCGAGTACCGACCGGAGAGGTGGCTCAAGGACGGCCGGTTCTTAAGCGAGCCGGCGTACAAGTTCACGGCGTTCAACGGCGGGCCGAGGCTGTGCCTTGGCAAGGACTTCGCCTACTACCAGATGAAGTTTGTGGCCGCCTCCATACTGCGCCGGTACCGAGTGAAGGTGGCGGAGGGCCACCCTGTGGCGCCCAAGTTGGCCCTCACCATGTACATGAAGTACGGGCTCAAGGTCACCCTCACCAGGCGAGATCAACACGAGGCAATATAA
- the LOC121997957 gene encoding MLO-like protein 6, whose protein sequence is MAAGGGGEGSRSMEETPTWAVAVVCLVIVVISVLIEHAIHLLGKWLQKHHKKALYEALEKIKAELMLMGFISFLLTVLQSSISKICVPLSVGDSWHPCKPSEEDDIAGHLEDPDQNPGGRRRLLQTAGSVRAFRRVLAAGGSSDTCPEGKVALISGEAINQLHIFIFVLAVSHVLYCVCTLAFGRLKMRRWKGWEMETRTAEYQFTHDPDRFRFARDTSFGRRHLNFWSKSPLLIWIVCFFRQFVSSVSKVDYLTLRHGFIMAHLAPQSSSKFNFQKYIKRSLEEDFTVVVGISPAIWFMAVVFLLFNTHGWQSYLWQPFIPLIIILMVGTKLQVIITKMAIQIMERGDVVKGVPVVQPRDNLFWFNRPGLLLFLIHFVLFQNAFQLAFFAWSWYEFGYPSCFHKRIEDIIIRISMGILIQVLCSYVILPLYALVTQMGTNLKPTIFSERVATALRKWHHTARKNVKESRKSGSVTPYTSRPNTPSHSLSPVHLLQYYHNEVDYSSHNSPQKYFVEEDQFDPEGMPSPSGHTNDESFSQYRNATLKRFVEANIEMREVDDDGRLQLPIRQGSDGHANSRVSIDFSFDKMEKGKTQV, encoded by the exons ATGGCGGCCGGAGGAGGAGGTGAAGGCAGCCGGTCGATGGAGGAGACGCCGACATGGGCGGTGGCCGTCGTGTGCTTGGTCATCGTCGTCATCTctgtactcattgagcatgccaTCCACCTCCTCGGCAag TGGCTGCAAAAGCATCATAAAAAAGCACTCTACGAAGCACTGGAGAAGATCAAAGCTG AGTTGATGCTGATGGGGTTCATATCCTTTCTGCTGACGGTCTTACAGAGCAGCATCTCGAAGATTTGTGTGCCCCTGAGCGTCGGCGACTCATGGCACCCGTGCAAGCCCTCGGAAGAGGACGACATCGCCGGCCATTTGGAGGACCCCGACCAGAACCCTGGAGGACGACGAAGGCTTCTGCAGACTGCTGGCTCTGTCCGTGCCTTCAGACGAGTTTTGGCTGCAGGGGGGTCGTCAGATACCTGCCCAGAG GGGAAAGTGGCTTTGATTTCTGGTGAAGCCATCAATCAGCTTCATATCTTTATCTTCGTGTTGGCTGTCTCCCATGTTCTCTACTGCGTCTGCACGTTGGCTTTTGGTCGACTCAAG ATGAGGAGGTGGAAAGGTTGGGAAATGGAGACTAGAACAGCTGAATACCAATTCACTCATG ATCCTGACAGGTTTCGGTTTGCAAGAGATACATCGTTCGGCCGCCGGCACTTGAACTTCTGGAGCAAATCGCCATTGCTCATCTGGATT GTGTGTTTCTTCAGACAATTTGTGAGCTCGGTATCGAAAGTCGACTACTTGACATTAAGGCATGGATTTATCATG GCACACTTGGCACCACAAAGCTCAAGCAAGTTCAATTTCCAGAAGTACATCAAGAGATCACTGGAAGAAGATTTCACAGTAGTTGTCGGAATAAG TCCTGCAATATGGTTCATGGCTGTGGTCTTCCTGCTATTTAATACCCATG GGTGGCAATCCTACTTGTGGCAACCATTCATTCCTTTGATT ATCATTCTCATGGTTGGAACAAAACTTCAAGTAATTATCACAAAGATGGCAATACAGATCATGGAACGTGGAGATGTCGTCAAGGGTGTTCCTGTTGTTCAGCCTCGAGACAACCTGTTTTGGTTCAATCGCCCaggccttctcctcttcctcattcACTTCGTCCTATTTCAG AATGCATTTCAGCTGGCCTTCTTTGCCTGGAGTTGG TACGAATTTGGCTACCCATCATGCTTCCACAAGCGAATCGAAGACATTATAATTCGCATCTCCATGGG CATTCTCATACAGGTCTTGTGTAGCTATGTGATACTGCCTCTGTATGCATTGGTAACACAG ATGGGGACGAATCTGAAGCCTACTATTTTCAGTGAGAGGGTGGCCACTGCTCTGAGGAAATGGCACCACACTGCAAGGAAGAACGTGAAGGAGAGCAGGAAGTCTGGCAGCGTGACGCCTTATACGAGCAGGCCGAATACTCCAAGCCACAGCTTGTCGCCGGTGCACCTCTTGCAGTACTACCACAATGAGGTGGACTACAGTAGTCATAACTCTCCGCAGAAGTACTTTGTGGAGGAAGACCAGTTCGATCCTGAGGGCATGCCGTCGCCCTCGGGCCACACGAACGATGAGTCGTTCTCGCAGTACAGGAACGCGACGCTGAAGAGATTTGTCGAAGCGAATATAGAGATGAGGGAAGTCGACGACGACGGCCGGTTGCAGCTGCCAATCAGGCAGGGCAGTGATGGCCATGCGAACAGTAGAGTGTCTATTGATTTCTCATTCGACAAGATGGAGAAAGGTAAGACGCAGGTGTAG